A stretch of Paludisphaera borealis DNA encodes these proteins:
- a CDS encoding type IV pilus twitching motility protein PilT gives MSTATDSSAIEPNVEVAPTEPEANKLFRMCIKYKGSDLHLKVGMPPSMRLAGVLRQMQLPPLTASDMERLMYPLLTPRQRGILDEEGGADFAHIIYDGDTETRFRVNLFKQRGRLSLVARRVNNKIPTFEDLHLPAVLAEITQYDQGIIILAGVTGSGKSTTIASMLQYVNQRERMHIVTIEDPIEYTFKDDKSIINQREIGIDVLNWDIALKHAVRQDPDIILVGEMRDRETFSAAMHAAETGHLVFGTIHAGTAPSTISRLLDLFPREMHAPLRQSLAFNLKAVVAQKLLPTTKEWADKGVGRVPTNEIMRINPTVKKLILSEEDTKLGDAIRIGKDEGMLDFTESLRLLVVGEKIERATAFEVAPSPEALKMALKGITINQPGIL, from the coding sequence ATGTCGACCGCCACTGACTCCAGCGCCATTGAACCCAACGTCGAGGTCGCCCCCACCGAGCCCGAGGCGAACAAGCTGTTCCGGATGTGCATCAAGTACAAGGGCTCGGACCTGCACCTGAAGGTCGGGATGCCGCCGTCGATGCGGCTCGCGGGCGTCCTGCGGCAAATGCAGCTCCCGCCGCTGACGGCGTCGGACATGGAACGGCTGATGTACCCCCTGCTCACCCCTCGCCAGCGGGGGATTCTCGACGAGGAAGGGGGCGCCGACTTCGCCCACATCATCTACGACGGCGACACCGAGACCCGGTTCCGCGTCAACCTGTTCAAGCAGCGCGGTCGGCTCAGCCTGGTGGCCCGCCGGGTCAACAACAAGATCCCGACGTTCGAAGACCTCCACCTGCCGGCGGTCCTGGCCGAGATCACCCAGTACGACCAGGGGATCATCATCCTGGCCGGCGTGACCGGGTCGGGCAAGAGCACGACGATCGCCTCGATGCTCCAGTACGTCAACCAGCGCGAGCGGATGCACATCGTGACGATCGAGGACCCGATCGAGTACACGTTCAAGGACGACAAGTCGATCATCAACCAGCGCGAGATCGGCATCGACGTCCTCAACTGGGACATCGCGCTGAAGCACGCGGTGCGGCAGGACCCGGACATCATCCTGGTGGGCGAGATGCGCGACAGGGAGACGTTCAGCGCGGCCATGCACGCGGCCGAGACGGGGCACCTCGTGTTCGGCACGATCCACGCCGGCACGGCGCCCTCGACGATCAGCCGTCTGCTCGACTTGTTTCCGCGCGAGATGCACGCGCCGCTCCGCCAGTCGCTGGCGTTCAACCTCAAGGCGGTCGTCGCCCAGAAGCTGTTGCCGACCACCAAGGAATGGGCCGACAAGGGAGTCGGGCGGGTGCCGACCAACGAGATCATGCGGATCAATCCGACGGTCAAGAAGCTGATCCTCAGCGAAGAGGACACCAAGCTCGGCGATGCGATCCGGATCGGCAAGGACGAGGGAATGCTCGACTTCACCGAGAGCCTGCGGCTGCTGGTCGTGGGTGAAAAGATCGAGCGCGCGACCGCCTTCGAAGTGGCTCCGAGCCCCGAGGCTTTGAAAATGGCGCTCAAGGGGATTACGATCAACCAACCTGGTATTCTCTAA
- a CDS encoding serine/threonine-protein kinase yields MSEPSADLDPFEILIDEFLDKHRGGERPSLTQFVGEHPDHAERLRSLIPAMLAMEELGLESEAGPPSGRSAALARMPQRLGDYVLIRPVGSGGMGVVYEAVQESLGRHVALKTITFQHPSDTTGLERFRREALAAARLQHAHIVPVYGLGEHDGLHFFTMQFIDGLGLDLVLREVRRQRRKPIAADPPTDQELSSGLARDLYHGRFHPQSTPVADSASEARSETPIAPIVRTSPSPRIEARYFDSVAWLGVQVAEALEYAHRQGVLHRDIKPSNLLMDANGHVWVTDFGLAKIQDGDELTRTGDVVGTLRYMAPERFSGWSDPRSDVFALGATLYELLTFRPAFDEPDRVRLIDRLLNGSPTPPRHLDRRFPRDLETIVMKALANTPGERYATAGQLAEDLRRFVAGRPILARRSGRIERSWRWCRRNPAGAGAAVVVAAALATAATTSMIYAYEQGRAAREVQGLADALSNERESLREALAEQVRAAREIQELADAQTKVRESLHVSLAATQRLLARQDFDRGQAAFEKEEIAAGLLWTLESWRSARDAADLDWQHLALANVSAWSERFPRLKSLLSHEGPVDAAAFSPDGKTILTGGDDRTARFWDADTARPIGEPLQFPGAVQSVAISPNGETALISGSDGAARFWDVAARRPVGPPLTHKSGILCVAFSPDGKMVATSGADKTARLWNAWTGEPIGAPLASQRPVTAVAFDPGGAMIATVSRDATAQLWNTSDGGPIGGPLEHTTELLSVAFRPDGKILVTGGWGGRVRVWDTTTGQPINSEPNLHRGYVRGIAFSPDGKTYATASEDKTARLWDAATHRSIGPPLIHQGPVVAVAFRADSRALLTASSDHTVRVWDAESCRHRRPAMEKPLAGETVAFLRDGRTFLAAGAGPARIWDAASAGQVGGGMPSLGRVRSVAVSPDGKTLVVGGSPAQLWDAATRKPIGQPLWHPQGADVVAFSPDGKTVATGGADRTTRLWDAATGQPIGEPAVHPGSVDALTFQADGRALIVGLDAGAAQAWDVTTRKSLGPILQHPGAVSTVAVSPDGRSIVTGCEDGMARIWNAATGELLAPPLPHLAWVFAVAFSPDGKSVATGSRDRTARIWDAATGQPIGPAFRHAHDVWCVSFAPDGSSLLTGDIAGTARIFPIARELPDDLEQAAARVEVLTGVRLDAARRSIQSLDNATWRTARDQLRESGAPGFEIRH; encoded by the coding sequence ATGAGCGAGCCGTCCGCCGACCTCGACCCGTTCGAGATCCTGATCGACGAATTCCTCGACAAACATCGAGGGGGCGAACGGCCGTCGTTGACCCAATTCGTCGGCGAGCACCCCGACCACGCCGAGCGGCTCCGCTCGCTCATCCCGGCCATGCTGGCGATGGAGGAACTGGGCCTCGAAAGCGAGGCCGGCCCTCCGTCCGGTCGATCCGCGGCGCTCGCTCGGATGCCCCAGCGGCTGGGCGACTACGTCCTGATTCGCCCCGTCGGGTCGGGGGGCATGGGAGTCGTGTACGAGGCGGTCCAGGAATCGTTGGGCCGCCACGTGGCCTTGAAAACCATCACCTTCCAGCACCCCAGCGACACGACCGGCCTTGAGCGGTTCCGCCGCGAGGCCCTCGCCGCCGCGCGGTTGCAGCACGCCCACATCGTGCCCGTGTACGGGCTCGGCGAGCACGACGGCCTCCATTTCTTCACCATGCAGTTCATCGATGGGCTCGGGCTTGACCTGGTGCTCCGCGAAGTCCGTCGGCAGCGGCGCAAGCCCATCGCCGCCGATCCGCCGACCGACCAAGAGCTTTCGAGCGGTCTGGCCCGGGACCTTTACCACGGCCGGTTCCACCCCCAGTCGACCCCGGTCGCGGACTCCGCAAGCGAGGCGCGATCGGAGACCCCGATCGCGCCGATCGTCCGAACCAGTCCGTCTCCACGGATCGAGGCCCGCTACTTCGACAGCGTGGCGTGGCTCGGCGTCCAGGTGGCCGAGGCTCTCGAATACGCTCACCGGCAGGGCGTCCTCCACCGCGACATCAAACCGTCCAACCTGCTGATGGACGCGAACGGACACGTCTGGGTCACCGACTTCGGGCTGGCCAAGATTCAAGACGGCGACGAGTTGACGCGGACCGGCGACGTCGTCGGGACCTTGCGGTACATGGCGCCGGAGCGGTTCAGCGGCTGGTCCGACCCCCGGAGCGACGTCTTCGCCCTGGGGGCGACGTTGTACGAGCTTCTGACGTTCCGGCCGGCGTTCGACGAGCCGGACCGAGTCAGGCTGATCGATCGCCTGCTGAACGGCAGCCCGACGCCGCCTCGGCACCTCGACCGTCGATTCCCGCGCGACCTGGAAACGATCGTCATGAAGGCGCTCGCCAACACGCCTGGCGAGCGGTACGCAACCGCCGGCCAGTTGGCGGAGGATCTGAGGCGGTTCGTCGCGGGCCGACCGATCCTCGCCCGCCGATCCGGCCGGATCGAACGAAGCTGGCGGTGGTGCCGCCGCAACCCGGCGGGCGCCGGCGCGGCCGTCGTCGTCGCGGCGGCGCTGGCGACCGCCGCGACGACCTCGATGATCTACGCCTACGAGCAAGGCAGGGCGGCGCGCGAGGTCCAGGGCCTGGCCGACGCCCTTTCCAACGAGCGCGAGAGCCTGCGTGAGGCGTTGGCCGAGCAAGTCAGGGCCGCTCGCGAGATCCAGGAACTCGCGGACGCCCAAACCAAGGTGCGCGAGAGCCTGCACGTGTCGCTGGCCGCGACCCAACGTCTCCTGGCCCGGCAAGACTTCGACCGCGGCCAGGCGGCTTTCGAGAAGGAGGAGATCGCCGCGGGGCTGCTCTGGACGCTTGAGAGTTGGCGGTCGGCCCGCGACGCGGCCGACCTCGACTGGCAACACCTCGCGCTCGCCAACGTGTCCGCCTGGAGCGAACGGTTCCCGCGCCTGAAAAGCCTCCTCTCCCACGAAGGCCCCGTCGACGCCGCCGCCTTCAGCCCCGACGGCAAGACCATCCTCACGGGCGGCGACGACCGCACGGCGAGGTTCTGGGACGCCGATACGGCCCGGCCGATTGGAGAACCCCTGCAATTTCCCGGCGCGGTCCAGAGTGTGGCGATCAGCCCCAACGGCGAGACCGCGTTGATCAGCGGCAGCGACGGCGCGGCGAGGTTCTGGGACGTCGCCGCCAGGCGACCAGTCGGACCGCCGCTAACGCACAAAAGCGGAATTCTCTGCGTGGCGTTCAGTCCCGACGGCAAGATGGTCGCCACCAGCGGCGCGGACAAGACGGCCCGGCTCTGGAACGCCTGGACCGGCGAGCCGATCGGCGCGCCCCTCGCCTCTCAGCGGCCGGTCACCGCCGTCGCGTTCGATCCGGGAGGCGCGATGATCGCCACCGTGAGCCGGGATGCGACGGCCCAACTCTGGAACACCTCCGACGGCGGGCCGATCGGCGGGCCGCTGGAGCATACAACCGAGCTCCTGTCCGTGGCGTTCCGCCCCGACGGCAAGATCCTCGTCACAGGCGGTTGGGGAGGCCGAGTGCGGGTCTGGGATACGACGACCGGCCAGCCGATCAACAGCGAGCCGAACCTGCATCGGGGCTACGTCCGAGGCATCGCGTTCAGCCCCGACGGCAAGACTTACGCCACGGCGAGCGAAGACAAGACGGCGAGGCTCTGGGACGCCGCGACCCACAGGTCCATCGGCCCTCCCCTCATCCACCAGGGGCCGGTCGTGGCCGTGGCGTTTCGCGCCGACAGCCGGGCCCTCCTCACCGCCAGCAGCGACCACACTGTGCGCGTCTGGGACGCCGAGTCGTGCCGCCATCGCAGGCCCGCCATGGAAAAGCCGCTCGCCGGCGAGACCGTCGCGTTCCTCCGCGACGGGAGGACCTTCCTCGCCGCCGGCGCGGGCCCGGCGCGGATCTGGGACGCCGCCTCGGCAGGCCAGGTCGGGGGCGGCATGCCCTCCTTGGGTCGGGTCCGCTCCGTCGCGGTCAGCCCCGACGGCAAGACCCTCGTCGTCGGCGGCTCCCCGGCGCAGCTCTGGGACGCCGCCACGCGGAAGCCGATCGGCCAGCCCCTCTGGCACCCGCAGGGCGCCGACGTCGTGGCGTTCAGCCCCGACGGCAAGACCGTCGCCACGGGGGGGGCGGATCGGACGACCCGCCTCTGGGACGCCGCAACCGGACAGCCGATCGGCGAGCCGGCCGTCCACCCCGGCTCGGTCGACGCCCTGACGTTCCAGGCCGACGGCCGGGCTCTCATCGTCGGACTCGACGCCGGCGCCGCCCAGGCCTGGGACGTGACGACCCGGAAATCCCTCGGCCCGATCCTTCAGCACCCGGGCGCGGTCAGCACCGTCGCGGTCAGTCCCGACGGTAGGTCCATCGTCACGGGCTGCGAGGACGGCATGGCCCGCATCTGGAACGCCGCCACGGGCGAACTCCTCGCCCCTCCCCTGCCGCACCTGGCCTGGGTCTTCGCCGTGGCGTTCAGCCCCGACGGCAAGTCGGTCGCCACCGGCAGCCGAGACCGCACTGCGCGAATCTGGGACGCCGCCACCGGACAGCCGATCGGCCCGGCGTTCCGGCATGCTCACGACGTCTGGTGCGTCAGCTTCGCTCCCGACGGCAGCTCGCTCCTGACTGGAGACATCGCCGGAACCGCGCGGATCTTCCCGATCGCCCGAGAACTACCCGACGACCTGGAACAGGCCGCCGCCCGGGTGGAGGTCCTCACGGGAGTACGGCTCGACGCCGCCCGACGATCGATCCAGTCCCTCGACAACGCGACCTGGCGGACGGCGCGCGACCAACTGAGAGAATCGGGCGCCCCTGGATTCGAGATCCGCCACTGA
- the hisF gene encoding imidazole glycerol phosphate synthase subunit HisF, with translation MLSKRIIPCLDVNQGRVVKGTNFLNLRDAGDPVEVARRYDAEGADELVFLDITASHEEREILMDVVRRTSEVCFMPLTVGGGIRTLDDVRALLKAGADKVSINSAAVRNPDLIHRAARRFGSQCIVVNIDPKRVRRDGREVWEVHINGGRIATGLEAVAWAVEVERLGAGEIVLTSMDADGTKNGYDLEMTRAVVDAVEVPVVASGGAGSPEHLRAVLAEAGASAALAASIFHYREYSIPETKDYLAARGVAVRRPRPASAAG, from the coding sequence ATGCTGTCGAAGCGGATCATCCCGTGCCTGGACGTGAACCAGGGCCGCGTGGTCAAGGGGACGAACTTCCTCAACCTGCGCGACGCGGGCGACCCGGTCGAGGTCGCGCGGCGGTACGACGCCGAGGGGGCCGACGAGTTGGTCTTCCTGGACATCACGGCGAGCCACGAGGAACGCGAGATCCTCATGGACGTGGTGCGTCGGACGTCGGAGGTCTGCTTCATGCCACTGACGGTGGGAGGCGGGATCAGGACCCTGGACGACGTCCGGGCGCTTTTGAAGGCGGGCGCCGACAAGGTTTCGATCAATTCGGCGGCGGTGCGCAACCCCGACCTGATCCACCGGGCGGCGCGACGGTTCGGCAGCCAGTGCATCGTGGTGAACATCGATCCCAAGCGGGTGCGGCGCGACGGCCGCGAGGTCTGGGAGGTGCACATCAACGGCGGCCGGATCGCGACGGGCCTGGAGGCGGTCGCCTGGGCGGTCGAGGTCGAGCGGCTGGGCGCCGGCGAGATCGTCCTGACCAGCATGGACGCCGACGGCACCAAGAACGGTTATGATCTGGAGATGACCCGCGCGGTGGTTGACGCCGTCGAGGTGCCGGTGGTGGCGTCGGGCGGAGCGGGGAGCCCCGAGCACCTGCGGGCCGTTCTGGCCGAGGCCGGCGCGAGCGCGGCACTGGCGGCGAGCATCTTCCACTATCGCGAGTATTCGATCCCGGAGACCAAAGACTATCTGGCCGCCCGCGGCGTCGCGGTCCGGCGGCCCCGACCCGCCTCGGCGGCGGGCTGA
- a CDS encoding sigma-70 family RNA polymerase sigma factor: protein MTCNSSETNKLLEQAAQGDPQVLEELLVRHRDRLRRMIAARLDPRLKKRIDPSDVIQEAYLEASTRLPSYLRSPTMPFFLWLRFLTGQKVVTLHRRHLGVRMRGVDQEASFRPGAFPEASSAALAAHFVDHGARPSEAAIRAETRERLRIALDGMAPIDREVLALRHFEQLSRAEIATVLGISEAAAGKRYLRALEKLKQIMNPAGDGSES from the coding sequence ATGACCTGCAATTCGAGTGAGACGAACAAGTTGCTCGAACAGGCGGCCCAGGGCGATCCTCAGGTGCTTGAGGAGCTTCTGGTCCGGCATCGCGACCGGCTCCGCCGGATGATCGCCGCGCGGCTCGATCCGAGGCTCAAAAAGCGGATCGACCCATCGGATGTGATCCAGGAGGCGTACCTGGAGGCCTCGACGCGACTGCCGTCTTATCTGCGCTCTCCCACGATGCCCTTCTTCCTGTGGCTCCGATTCCTCACGGGCCAGAAGGTGGTGACGTTGCACCGCCGCCATCTGGGCGTCCGGATGAGAGGCGTCGACCAGGAGGCGTCGTTCCGTCCGGGCGCGTTTCCCGAAGCCTCGTCGGCCGCGTTGGCCGCTCATTTCGTGGACCACGGCGCCCGCCCCAGCGAAGCCGCGATCCGCGCCGAGACGAGGGAACGGCTCCGCATCGCCCTCGACGGCATGGCGCCGATCGATCGCGAGGTGCTGGCGCTGCGGCATTTCGAGCAGTTGAGCCGCGCCGAGATCGCGACGGTGCTCGGAATTTCCGAGGCCGCGGCCGGCAAGCGGTATCTCCGCGCGCTCGAGAAGCTGAAGCAGATCATGAATCCCGCCGGCGACGGCTCGGAGAGTTGA
- a CDS encoding GspE/PulE family protein, whose amino-acid sequence MIRPFPVLATFLIVTLGVVAGADAADVLTPLFAQAPAGDPAPFVSPRGPGFYLNLFKFIPVVLIYLLWTWTTDWVEHDTKRLNNLKFATWNCVIFFSGVLGIVMLFAIPIYPVGLTLLLLAYLIPILTYVFVRNQTVADDQKVLTPYHFGEVANNILASMGTRPLFNRDVTTMDRAGPPITFVGKSAGMAKEDPSRVRQAEESRSFMAAKELVYDAVLRRASDIHLEPTSEQLSVRYRIDGILHAAEPFDRPTGDAVVNLIKVLCAMDISEKRKPQDGSFGAKLQNRDLDFRVSTSGSKAGEKLVMRILDNTSAVTKMEDLGMRPKLVEQARSLVTQPHGMFLCCGPTGSGKSTTLYAALREIDRYQRNIITVEDPIEYQLDNVTQMEINTKSGQTFATSLRSILRQDPDVIMIGEIRDQETATIACQAANTGHMVFSTVHSNDAVTALFRLLDLGVEPFMIASALTAVLGQRLVRLLCEGCKEPYKPKPEFLKKANLPADKVDVFYRRPENPEQVCPQCGGTGYFGRAGIFELLVITEPIRDMLRENPSLTKIKAEARKSGMIYLQEDGLRQVIQGRTSIEELLRVVK is encoded by the coding sequence ATGATTCGTCCGTTTCCGGTGCTCGCGACGTTCCTGATCGTGACGCTCGGCGTCGTTGCGGGGGCCGATGCGGCCGACGTCTTGACTCCGCTGTTCGCCCAGGCTCCCGCTGGCGATCCCGCTCCCTTCGTTTCCCCGCGCGGGCCGGGGTTCTACCTCAACCTGTTCAAGTTCATCCCGGTGGTCTTGATCTACCTGCTGTGGACCTGGACGACCGACTGGGTCGAGCACGACACCAAGAGGCTCAACAACCTCAAGTTCGCCACCTGGAACTGCGTGATCTTCTTCTCGGGCGTGCTCGGCATCGTGATGCTCTTCGCGATCCCGATCTATCCGGTCGGGCTGACGCTCCTGCTGCTGGCCTACCTCATTCCGATCCTGACGTACGTCTTCGTCCGCAACCAGACGGTCGCCGACGATCAGAAGGTGCTCACGCCTTACCACTTCGGCGAGGTAGCCAACAACATCCTGGCCTCGATGGGCACGCGGCCGTTGTTCAATCGCGACGTCACGACCATGGACCGCGCCGGCCCGCCGATCACGTTCGTGGGCAAGAGCGCCGGGATGGCCAAGGAAGACCCCAGCCGGGTCCGCCAGGCGGAGGAGTCGCGGTCGTTCATGGCGGCCAAGGAGCTGGTCTACGACGCCGTCTTGCGGCGAGCCTCCGACATCCACCTTGAGCCGACCTCCGAGCAGCTCTCGGTCCGCTACCGGATCGACGGCATCCTTCACGCCGCCGAGCCGTTCGACCGGCCGACGGGCGACGCGGTGGTCAACCTGATCAAGGTGCTCTGCGCGATGGACATCTCGGAGAAGCGCAAGCCTCAGGACGGCTCGTTCGGCGCCAAGCTCCAGAACCGCGACCTCGATTTCCGGGTCAGCACCTCGGGGTCGAAGGCCGGCGAGAAGTTGGTCATGCGAATCCTCGACAACACGTCGGCCGTGACCAAGATGGAAGACCTGGGCATGCGTCCCAAGCTGGTCGAGCAGGCGCGCAGCCTGGTGACCCAGCCCCACGGCATGTTCCTCTGCTGCGGCCCGACCGGGTCGGGCAAGTCGACCACGCTCTACGCCGCGTTGCGGGAGATCGACCGCTATCAGCGGAACATTATCACCGTCGAAGACCCGATCGAGTACCAGCTCGACAACGTCACCCAGATGGAGATCAACACCAAATCGGGCCAGACGTTCGCCACCAGCCTGCGGTCGATCTTGCGGCAAGACCCCGACGTCATCATGATCGGCGAAATCCGCGACCAGGAGACGGCGACGATCGCCTGCCAGGCGGCCAACACCGGCCACATGGTCTTCTCGACCGTCCACTCCAACGACGCGGTCACCGCCTTGTTCCGGCTGCTCGACCTCGGCGTCGAGCCGTTCATGATCGCCTCGGCTCTCACCGCGGTTCTCGGCCAGCGGCTCGTCCGGCTCCTCTGCGAAGGCTGCAAGGAGCCCTACAAGCCCAAGCCCGAGTTCCTCAAGAAGGCCAATCTGCCCGCCGACAAGGTCGACGTCTTCTACCGACGGCCGGAGAACCCCGAGCAGGTCTGCCCCCAGTGCGGCGGCACCGGCTACTTCGGACGGGCCGGCATCTTCGAGCTGCTGGTCATCACCGAGCCGATCCGCGACATGCTCCGCGAGAACCCGTCGCTGACCAAGATCAAGGCCGAGGCCCGCAAGAGCGGCATGATCTACCTCCAGGAAGACGGCCTCCGCCAGGTCATCCAGGGGCGGACTTCGATCGAGGAACTGCTCCGCGTCGTCAAATAA
- a CDS encoding CvpA family protein codes for MSVPPAVVDLIFAALILFMTYVVSSEGAWGAALMFFNVVFAGMIAFNFYEPLAQLIDSTGIGWGFSDTLSMMLIFCVSLLLLRMITETIAPAQVRFPAAVFHVTRLIFALGTVLVTFSIILLSFHAAPIHKQMFGYITYDRRPPFGLGLDHHWLGFFQHTTGDIFARYGVGARDPYRSYGKTAGNQLVPVQIFDPRGRWLLDRQEARPYGEGAILREEAGTAAAAPGAGAAGGPPGRPPGAPN; via the coding sequence ATGTCCGTGCCACCAGCAGTCGTCGACCTGATCTTCGCGGCGTTGATCTTGTTCATGACCTACGTCGTTTCCAGCGAAGGCGCCTGGGGCGCGGCGCTCATGTTCTTCAACGTCGTCTTCGCCGGCATGATCGCGTTCAACTTCTACGAGCCGCTCGCCCAGTTGATCGATTCCACCGGCATCGGTTGGGGCTTCTCCGACACCCTCAGCATGATGCTGATCTTCTGCGTCTCGCTCTTGCTCCTGCGAATGATCACCGAGACCATCGCGCCGGCTCAGGTCCGCTTCCCGGCGGCCGTCTTCCACGTCACCCGGCTCATCTTCGCGCTGGGAACGGTGCTCGTCACGTTCTCGATCATCCTCCTGTCGTTCCACGCCGCGCCGATCCACAAGCAGATGTTCGGTTACATCACCTACGACCGCCGGCCGCCGTTCGGCCTGGGCCTCGACCACCACTGGCTGGGCTTCTTCCAGCACACGACCGGCGACATCTTCGCCCGCTACGGAGTCGGCGCGCGCGACCCCTACCGCTCGTACGGCAAGACCGCCGGCAATCAGCTCGTCCCGGTCCAGATCTTCGATCCCCGGGGCCGCTGGCTGCTCGACCGCCAGGAAGCCCGTCCATACGGTGAAGGGGCGATCCTCCGCGAAGAGGCGGGAACCGCCGCCGCCGCGCCCGGCGCGGGAGCCGCCGGCGGGCCGCCGGGCCGACCGCCGGGCGCGCCGAACTGA
- a CDS encoding acyltransferase family protein yields MKTHFVPDARPGSTSTSRPRLTAISGLRLVACLHIYVFHIMQAHRAGLMTFEILDRLPTPVSRILSQGFISTGVFFQLSGFLLAYAYLRPDGRPKVSDRAFWVGRVFRLYPLYLLSLILLAPAPALLPITAKPTTPGDMAAMVATNLTLIQSWFPSYAIAWNAPAWALSAFVPLYLVFPGFSRWIAGFEAPALRRMLGGLLAASIAPACAYMIVDPYGDAWNATAITLGGFWLNVLRFDPLVWLPQFLAGVVLGRLVVLRTNEPADGPKSGIARGDLAAAAILGILAFAPVPYVLLRHGLLAPLTLVVLADLAAGKGFLSRQLSGSWQDRLADAGFGLFALQMPVGLGFALAVFRGSTGTTGQLAALVIVTLAAALTWSEFVQRPLLRRLRKRSTPVIGGESASRERPFATTAAVD; encoded by the coding sequence ATGAAAACGCACTTCGTTCCCGACGCCCGGCCCGGTTCAACCTCGACCTCGCGCCCGCGGCTCACGGCGATCTCGGGGCTGAGGCTCGTCGCCTGCTTGCACATCTACGTTTTCCACATCATGCAGGCGCATCGCGCCGGGCTGATGACGTTTGAAATCCTGGATCGGCTGCCGACGCCGGTGTCGCGGATTCTGAGTCAAGGTTTCATCTCGACGGGGGTGTTCTTCCAGCTATCGGGGTTTCTGCTGGCTTATGCGTATCTTCGTCCCGACGGCCGGCCCAAGGTTTCCGACCGCGCATTCTGGGTCGGGCGGGTGTTCCGGTTGTATCCGCTTTATCTGCTTTCGCTGATCCTGCTGGCACCGGCTCCTGCGTTGTTGCCGATCACGGCGAAGCCGACGACCCCGGGCGACATGGCGGCGATGGTCGCCACGAACCTGACCTTGATCCAGTCGTGGTTCCCGTCGTACGCGATCGCCTGGAACGCCCCGGCGTGGGCGCTTTCGGCTTTCGTGCCGCTCTATCTCGTGTTCCCGGGCTTCAGTCGATGGATCGCGGGCTTCGAAGCTCCGGCGCTGCGCAGGATGCTCGGCGGGTTGCTCGCCGCTTCGATCGCCCCGGCGTGCGCGTACATGATCGTCGACCCTTACGGCGACGCCTGGAACGCCACGGCCATCACGCTCGGCGGGTTCTGGCTCAACGTCCTTCGTTTCGATCCGCTCGTCTGGCTCCCCCAGTTCCTGGCCGGCGTGGTCCTCGGCCGGCTCGTCGTTCTGAGGACGAACGAACCGGCAGACGGGCCGAAGTCGGGAATCGCGCGCGGCGACCTGGCGGCGGCGGCGATCCTCGGAATTCTGGCCTTCGCGCCCGTGCCGTACGTCTTGCTCCGTCACGGCCTCCTGGCTCCGCTGACGCTCGTCGTCCTGGCCGACCTCGCCGCCGGGAAGGGGTTCCTCAGCCGCCAGCTTTCCGGCTCCTGGCAAGACCGCCTGGCCGACGCCGGCTTCGGCCTGTTCGCGTTGCAGATGCCGGTCGGTCTCGGGTTCGCGTTGGCCGTCTTCCGAGGATCGACCGGCACGACGGGCCAGCTCGCGGCTCTCGTGATCGTCACTCTCGCCGCCGCCCTGACCTGGTCCGAATTCGTCCAGCGCCCACTCTTGCGACGGCTGCGGAAGAGGTCGACGCCGGTGATCGGCGGCGAATCGGCGAGTCGCGAACGGCCTTTCGCCACGACGGCGGCCGTGGACTGA